One genomic window of Chiloscyllium punctatum isolate Juve2018m chromosome 23, sChiPun1.3, whole genome shotgun sequence includes the following:
- the LOC140494058 gene encoding endogenous retrovirus group 3 member 1 Env polyprotein-like → MRARGQAVGGKTEKTAIMNSTWTVLVGILISLLLYAGEGEGKCDKCRTTVRLGIRIYSGSFVSHSHVDDWCYDVSARHECWEGGRPYYQVYNKGYGGKIRGCPINDRWVCISKTGRWGLSSVLLREQVDRVKEAKIQNTDRGLGKEQDRQGTVVLSKVSSVYEEVEQKIELPDVTQNLFIDLTSRIATVLNVSNCWVCGGPHMSEQWPWTGQSLDIWELLQTTWTHVNERKSQGWRLTNSPEGQFCVEGKGTVEVGISHCQNVLDATTRVWWPEDITWYIANRGHGNCVPLRTDSSSDELGADYWNCSGPGPYEGVPGVKELWDDVVRQGGPAPDGLFWICGNQAYSKLPMGWAGVCFLGLIRPAFFLLPREEGDDLGIKLFDSLRRSPRDIQVGDWGDEWPPARIIEYYGPATWAQDGSWGYRTPIYMLNRIIRLQAVVEVITNRTALALELLAKQQDQMRAAIYQNRLALEYLLASEGVMCGKFNLTNCCLEIDDNGKAVLKISDEIRKLAHVPVQSWRPLSGIGWWDGLLGGSWWRTALLVVGGGGRDASPHITLPNPLYSVFNSEKYFPTPGSGGSTTWDAGT, encoded by the coding sequence atgcgggccaggggacaagccgttggtggtaaaactgaaaagacagcaataatgaactctacttggactgtattggtggggatattgatcagtttactcctgtatgCGGGGGAGGGCGAGGGGAAATGTGACAAATGTCGGACTACAGTAAGGCTCGGGATTCGAATCTACTCGGGATCATTTGTGTCTCACTCCCATGTGGACGATTggtgttacgatgtgagtgcacgacacgaatgttgggagggtggaagaccctattatcaggtgtataataaaggatacggtggcaaaatccgtggatgccctataaatgaccGCTGGGTGTGTATTAGCAAAACAGGGAGGTGGGGCCTATCCTCCGTATTGCTcagggagcaggttgacagagtcaaggaggccaagatacagaacactgatcgggggttggggaaagagCAAGACCGTCAGGGAACGGTCGTGCTCTCTAAAGTGTCATCTGTATACGAAGAGGTAGAACAAAagattgaactccctgatgttacacaaaacctgtttattgatctcacctctagaatagccactgttttaaatgttagcaattgctgggtttgtggggggccgcatatgtcggaacaatggccgtggactggtcaaagcttagacatatgggaattgctgcaaaccacttggactcatgtcaatgaaaggaaaagccaggggtggagactgacaaacagccctgagggccagttctgtgttgaaggcaaggggaccgtggaggtagggattagtcactgtcagaatgtattggatgcgaccacgcgagtatggtggcctgaggatattacttggtacattgcaaaccgaggtcatggaaattgcgttccattacgtactgattcctcctctgacgagctgggggctgattactggaattgcagtggtcctggtccttatgagggcgtccctggggtaaaggagctgtgggatgacgttgtgaggcagggaggccctgctccagatggcctattttggatatgtggtaatcaggcatactccaaactgcccatgggatgggctggggtatgcttcctgggtctaatacgacctgcgttcttcctattaccccgggaggaaggcgacgatttgggaattaaactctttgactccctccgtaggtcgccaagggatatccaagtcggtgattggggggatgagtggccaccggcccggattattgaatactacgggccagctacatgggcacaggacggatcatggggataccgtactcctatctatatgttaaatcgaattatcaggctccaagcagtcgtagaggttattactaaccggactgccctggccctggagttgctggctaagcagcaggatcagatgagggctgctatatatcaaaaccgacttgccttggagtatctgttggcctcggagggggtCATGTGCGGGAaatttaacctgactaactgctgtctagaaattgacgataatggtaaagcggttttgaaaatttccgatgaaattcggaaattggcccatgtgccagtacaatcttggcgtcctcttagtggcatcggatggtgggatggtctcctgggtggtagttggtggcgcacggcgttgctggtggttggggggggggggcgtgatgCTTCTCCTCATATTACCCTGCCTAACcccctgtattcagtttttaattcagaaaaatatttcccaactccaggcagtggcggttccacaacatgggacgcaggaacttaa